One Keratinibaculum paraultunense genomic window carries:
- a CDS encoding ABC transporter ATP-binding protein: MNRFFSTIKRCFAISYHSSPYLFVINVFFTLMLGIFSGINIYSMTMLVNGIQMAIIQGGGVQKPLFIFGLVNVGFILLNSIRYYSHQKLLLKVDYYIDYMFIEKCKQLELKDFEIEETYDLISRAKHLGKEKVIQTQFHVLQLIESMISIISVVTIILKFNNLIWMVILIVPIISTFTNMKLGKYSYQIERMNITNNRRVNYINYLLTNNIAIKEIISFNIGDYLLNKFKKSSREVLLANEKVINRYTFYNFVLEFFEVGIMLFLIVNAVLTSLKNKGLIGNILAYISSLDLIKSRFKATLINLSEIYKDKLYVDDFFEFLEKKRQ; this comes from the coding sequence ATGAATAGATTTTTTTCCACGATAAAAAGATGTTTTGCTATATCCTATCATAGCTCTCCCTATTTATTTGTTATAAATGTATTTTTTACTTTAATGTTGGGAATTTTTTCAGGAATTAACATATATTCAATGACTATGTTAGTAAACGGTATCCAGATGGCTATTATTCAAGGTGGTGGAGTGCAAAAACCTCTTTTTATATTTGGTCTTGTAAATGTTGGCTTTATACTATTGAATTCAATACGCTATTATTCACATCAAAAGCTTCTCTTGAAAGTGGATTACTATATTGACTATATGTTTATAGAAAAATGTAAACAGCTAGAGCTTAAGGATTTTGAAATTGAAGAAACATACGATCTTATTTCAAGGGCAAAGCATTTGGGAAAAGAAAAAGTGATTCAGACTCAATTTCATGTGCTTCAGTTAATCGAAAGTATGATTTCCATAATATCAGTTGTGACCATCATATTGAAGTTTAATAATTTGATATGGATGGTGATTCTTATAGTGCCTATTATTTCAACTTTTACTAACATGAAGTTGGGAAAATACTCATACCAAATTGAACGAATGAATATTACAAATAATAGGCGAGTAAATTATATCAATTATCTGTTAACTAATAATATTGCTATCAAAGAAATCATAAGTTTCAATATTGGGGATTATCTTTTGAATAAGTTTAAGAAGTCTAGTAGGGAAGTTTTACTTGCCAATGAAAAGGTAATTAATCGTTACACATTTTATAATTTCGTTTTAGAATTTTTTGAAGTAGGAATTATGCTGTTTTTAATTGTTAATGCAGTACTGACATCCTTAAAAAACAAAGGCTTGATAGGAAATATTTTGGCTTACATATCATCCTTAGATCTCATTAAAAGTAGATTTAAAGCTACTCTAATAAACTTGTCAGAAATATATAAAGACAAGCTATATGTAGATGATTTTTTTGAGTTTTTGGAAAAAAAAAGACAATAA
- the istB gene encoding IS21-like element helper ATPase IstB, with protein MIGKIDYIKEYAKELKLLNLQKKIDEFIEHGENEDLSYQEFLYKILNEEIIAKEERKKQTRLKNAGFPVIKTIEEFDFEFQKSISKRHINRLLEMDWIDKIYNLIFLGPPGVGKTHLAIALGYKAIDMGYKVSFISMDNLVYSLKTQDIMRKSKIKINKIHSSDLVIIDEIGYLPINREEANMFFQLISALHEQTSIIITSNKGFGDWNELLGDPALTTDF; from the coding sequence ATGATAGGTAAAATTGATTATATAAAAGAATATGCCAAAGAACTAAAGCTATTAAATCTACAGAAAAAGATAGATGAGTTCATAGAACATGGAGAAAATGAAGATTTATCATATCAAGAATTTCTTTACAAAATACTAAATGAAGAGATAATTGCTAAAGAGGAAAGAAAGAAACAAACTCGATTAAAAAATGCAGGATTTCCTGTAATAAAGACAATAGAAGAATTTGATTTTGAATTTCAAAAGTCTATCAGCAAAAGACATATAAACAGGCTTCTAGAAATGGACTGGATAGATAAGATATACAATCTTATCTTCCTAGGTCCTCCTGGTGTAGGGAAGACACATTTAGCCATAGCATTAGGCTATAAAGCTATAGATATGGGATACAAGGTAAGTTTCATCTCAATGGACAATTTGGTCTATTCATTAAAAACACAGGATATAATGAGAAAGAGTAAGATAAAGATAAATAAAATACATTCCTCAGACCTTGTAATTATTGATGAAATTGGATATCTACCAATTAATCGTGAGGAAGCTAATATGTTTTTCCAGTTAATATCAGCCTTACACGAACAGACTTCAATTATAATTACATCAAATAAGGGCTTTGGAGATTGGAACGAATTATTAGGAGACCCAGCATTAACTACAGATTTTTAG
- a CDS encoding ABC transporter permease: MANMKIIARIIKFELKKILSSKLTIGALIISYLILIYSFVPNIFKYTFYDDNGNLLKRKQAVNYEKEFYKEYLNQVQTDERIRANIENLKEHYIVENNKTGFEYDKALPKDIYYGYYKPRESYFYWLSQNFISGPYPHILMIEFDELGDFYVHRQKNIETWFDSMNLTSTEREFWQQRANITKGPYQYGYYQGWNYINDSLDIVVFLVLAIGIGISGVFSEEHETGMDAILLSAKYGRTKLVTGKITASLIFAIVVVLVGLLLCVVPILLFFGTEGWNLPIQVLDAKILYNWTLLKTIGIRIFMSFLSALAVATIALSLSSKIKKTTPVAVIVILFYLGGLFIPVERGNRIFQKITRLLPAFLSGRQYYGLVTYSFFGKVLTFYHMAIAVYILLILILLPLSMIFFKKHQVE, from the coding sequence ATGGCAAATATGAAAATAATAGCTCGTATTATTAAATTTGAACTAAAAAAGATACTAAGTTCTAAATTGACTATAGGTGCCCTTATTATAAGTTACCTAATTTTAATCTACTCTTTTGTTCCAAATATCTTTAAATATACTTTTTATGATGATAATGGCAATTTACTTAAAAGAAAACAGGCGGTAAATTATGAAAAGGAATTTTACAAGGAATATTTAAACCAAGTACAAACAGATGAAAGGATTCGGGCCAATATAGAAAATTTAAAAGAACATTACATAGTAGAAAATAATAAAACTGGATTTGAATATGATAAAGCATTACCTAAAGACATATATTATGGATATTACAAACCTAGAGAGTCTTATTTTTATTGGCTTTCACAAAATTTCATATCCGGTCCATACCCTCATATATTGATGATAGAGTTTGATGAACTGGGCGACTTTTATGTACACAGACAAAAAAACATCGAAACATGGTTTGATTCAATGAATCTAACAAGTACTGAGAGGGAATTTTGGCAACAAAGAGCTAATATAACAAAAGGACCCTATCAGTATGGTTATTATCAAGGTTGGAATTATATCAATGATTCTTTAGACATAGTTGTATTTTTAGTTCTAGCTATAGGAATTGGCATTAGCGGTGTTTTTTCTGAGGAACATGAAACAGGAATGGATGCCATTTTATTGTCTGCAAAATACGGGAGGACGAAATTAGTAACAGGAAAAATTACTGCCTCTTTGATATTTGCGATTGTTGTTGTTCTAGTGGGGCTTTTACTATGCGTAGTTCCCATATTACTGTTTTTTGGCACTGAAGGATGGAATCTGCCTATACAGGTATTAGATGCGAAAATATTGTATAATTGGACATTATTAAAAACTATAGGAATCAGGATATTTATGAGCTTTTTAAGTGCTTTAGCTGTTGCAACAATAGCTTTAAGTTTATCTTCCAAAATTAAGAAGACAACGCCTGTTGCGGTAATTGTAATCTTATTTTATTTAGGTGGGTTATTTATTCCAGTGGAAAGAGGAAATAGGATATTTCAAAAAATAACAAGGCTTTTACCTGCTTTTTTAAGCGGCCGTCAGTACTATGGATTAGTCACATATTCCTTCTTTGGGAAAGTTTTGACATTTTATCATATGGCTATAGCTGTTTATATATTACTTATTTTAATCTTATTACCCCTTTCAATGATATTTTTTAAGAAACATCAAGTAGAATAA
- a CDS encoding ABC transporter ATP-binding protein produces MSFWKKKDNKINSTIPIKETIKNITVENLNFSYNGHDKVLREINVEFKVNRPTVIVGANGAGKSSLIKILAGLYEEYEGNILINGINIKEYEIESYRRKIGIVFQDFNKYEMSLRENIAISNIDVIHSDNFIKSALDKVEMSSLLEIFKDGLDTQMGHWFGGEELSKGQWQRIAVARIWLRNADIIIFDEPTSALDPKMERKFFDLINEIGRNKILILVSHRVKDLLRYNPWFVIMKDGKVVLQGEKEDIKNEEEFKQLIR; encoded by the coding sequence TTGAGTTTTTGGAAAAAAAAAGACAATAAAATTAATTCAACTATACCTATCAAAGAAACTATCAAAAATATCACAGTGGAGAACTTAAACTTTTCATATAATGGCCATGATAAAGTTCTTCGTGAAATCAATGTAGAATTTAAAGTTAATAGGCCAACGGTAATTGTAGGGGCTAACGGTGCAGGGAAAAGTTCTCTCATCAAAATATTAGCAGGATTATATGAAGAATATGAGGGAAATATTTTAATCAATGGTATTAACATAAAAGAATATGAAATTGAATCTTATCGCAGAAAGATTGGCATTGTTTTTCAAGATTTTAATAAATATGAAATGAGCTTAAGAGAAAATATTGCTATCTCCAACATTGATGTTATTCATAGCGATAATTTTATAAAAAGTGCTCTAGATAAGGTGGAAATGAGTTCATTATTAGAGATATTCAAAGATGGGTTAGATACCCAAATGGGGCACTGGTTTGGTGGAGAAGAATTGTCAAAAGGGCAGTGGCAAAGAATAGCTGTTGCTAGAATATGGTTAAGAAATGCAGATATAATAATTTTTGATGAGCCAACATCAGCTCTGGATCCAAAAATGGAAAGGAAATTTTTTGATTTAATTAATGAAATTGGAAGGAATAAAATACTTATATTAGTAAGTCATAGGGTAAAGGATTTACTAAGATATAATCCATGGTTTGTTATTATGAAAGATGGAAAGGTAGTTTTGCAGGGGGAAAAAGAGGATATTAAAAACGAAGAGGAATTTAAACAGTTGATTAGGTAA
- the istA gene encoding IS21 family transposase gives MKELGLKKSQVSRYLDLDYGTVSKYWNMQVKEFAEYMEKVKVRKKILDEYEDEIVGWLRDFPDMSAAQILDWLKERYGDIKCTDRSVRNYVRYIRDKYDIPKVVSKRQHEAVQELPMGYQAQVDFGQIWLNNADGKRVKLYAFAMVLSHSRMKYAYWQNKPFTTKDFIDAHTKAFEYFGGKTHEIVYDQDRLLAVNENYGDIIFTEEFQNFKDFMKIRVRMCRGYDPESKGKIEAVVKYLKYNFAKNRTFVDIDKFNEDCLLWLDRTGNANIHGTTKKIPKEVFFLEKKYLLPVSQTFRNVPSNSILTYTVRKDNTISYKQNRYQVPKGTYEPGKTVGVRNLDGIIQIIDKDTGKILAEHKECILKGKLIQIDHPERDKTLKIDKLYEKALNVLNNTNEAKIFLDRIRIEKPRYIRDQYSLICNTCKNVEKKLIEESLKYCIEREIFSAVSFRDAIEFLGEKYKELDNQKLETANKNIPSIPQRYDIKTQIRDTSEYVKALEG, from the coding sequence ATGAAAGAGTTAGGGTTAAAGAAATCTCAAGTATCAAGATATTTAGATTTAGACTATGGGACTGTATCTAAATACTGGAATATGCAGGTAAAGGAGTTTGCTGAATATATGGAAAAAGTGAAGGTTAGAAAGAAAATACTAGATGAATATGAAGATGAGATAGTAGGTTGGTTAAGAGATTTTCCAGACATGAGTGCAGCTCAGATTTTGGATTGGTTAAAGGAAAGATATGGAGATATTAAATGCACAGATAGGAGTGTGAGAAACTATGTAAGATACATAAGAGATAAATATGATATTCCAAAGGTTGTATCTAAAAGACAACATGAAGCAGTGCAAGAACTTCCAATGGGCTATCAGGCACAAGTTGATTTTGGACAAATATGGCTTAACAATGCAGATGGGAAAAGAGTTAAACTTTATGCCTTTGCTATGGTACTGTCTCACTCTAGAATGAAATATGCCTATTGGCAGAACAAGCCATTTACAACGAAAGATTTTATTGATGCTCATACTAAGGCCTTTGAATACTTTGGAGGTAAAACCCACGAAATAGTATATGACCAAGACAGACTATTAGCAGTTAATGAAAACTATGGAGACATAATTTTTACAGAAGAATTTCAAAACTTTAAAGACTTTATGAAAATTAGAGTAAGAATGTGTAGAGGATATGACCCAGAAAGCAAAGGAAAAATAGAAGCAGTTGTTAAATATTTAAAGTATAATTTTGCAAAGAATAGAACTTTTGTTGATATAGACAAGTTTAATGAAGATTGTCTATTGTGGTTAGATAGAACAGGAAATGCTAATATTCATGGAACAACAAAAAAGATACCGAAAGAAGTATTCTTCCTCGAAAAGAAATACCTTCTTCCAGTATCACAAACATTTAGAAATGTACCATCTAATTCAATTTTAACCTATACAGTAAGAAAAGACAATACAATTTCTTACAAACAAAACAGATATCAAGTACCAAAAGGAACCTATGAACCAGGAAAAACAGTTGGAGTTCGTAATTTAGATGGTATTATTCAGATAATAGATAAGGATACAGGTAAAATTTTAGCAGAACATAAGGAGTGCATACTGAAAGGAAAATTAATACAAATTGATCATCCTGAAAGGGATAAAACTTTAAAGATAGACAAACTATATGAAAAAGCTTTAAATGTACTGAACAACACCAATGAAGCCAAGATTTTTCTCGATAGAATTAGGATTGAAAAACCAAGATACATAAGGGACCAATACAGTTTAATATGCAATACTTGTAAAAATGTAGAGAAAAAACTCATAGAAGAATCTCTTAAATATTGCATAGAAAGAGAGATATTCAGTGCTGTAAGTTTTAGAGATGCAATTGAATTTTTAGGTGAGAAATATAAGGAATTAGATAACCAAAAACTAGAAACAGCTAATAAAAACATCCCTTCTATCCCTCAAAGATATGATATTAAAACCCAAATTAGGGATACATCAGAATATGTAAAAGCATTGGAGGGATAA
- a CDS encoding ATP-binding cassette domain-containing protein, with amino-acid sequence MELTLINVNKVFAGKKAVNDVSLKIGYGIHGLLGANGAGKTTLMKMICGILEPTSGEIMLNGQNTKKLGEEYLELLGYLPQNFGYYPEFTGMEYVDFIGTVKGLPKGIIKKRANELFELFQLFDMKNKKIKTYSGGMKQRLGLIQAMLNEPRILILDEPTAGLDPKQRLVFKNYLSHISKDRIIILSTHITSDIQDIADDIIIMKSGKIICKSDEETLLNQLIGKVWEFPVDDIELLANTGNFPVIRYYRNGNKTKVRVFSETSPAEDAHLEEPNLEDLYLYYNPEQLQG; translated from the coding sequence ATGGAATTAACTCTTATTAATGTTAACAAAGTATTTGCTGGGAAAAAGGCAGTTAATGATGTTTCGTTAAAAATTGGATATGGGATACATGGGCTTTTAGGAGCAAATGGCGCTGGTAAAACAACATTAATGAAAATGATATGCGGAATATTAGAACCTACTAGTGGTGAGATAATGCTTAATGGCCAAAATACTAAAAAACTTGGAGAAGAATATTTAGAACTACTAGGCTATCTACCACAAAATTTTGGTTATTATCCAGAATTTACAGGTATGGAATATGTAGACTTTATAGGTACAGTAAAAGGCCTTCCAAAAGGTATTATTAAAAAACGGGCTAATGAATTATTTGAGTTATTTCAACTGTTTGATATGAAAAATAAGAAGATAAAGACCTATTCTGGTGGTATGAAACAGCGCTTAGGACTAATTCAAGCAATGCTTAATGAACCTCGTATATTAATATTGGATGAACCAACAGCAGGTTTAGATCCTAAGCAGCGACTAGTTTTTAAAAATTATCTTTCCCATATTTCTAAGGATCGAATTATCATTCTATCAACCCATATTACATCAGATATCCAAGATATTGCAGATGATATCATTATAATGAAGTCTGGTAAAATAATATGCAAAAGTGATGAAGAAACATTACTTAATCAATTAATTGGAAAGGTATGGGAATTCCCCGTTGATGATATAGAATTATTGGCAAATACTGGAAACTTCCCTGTTATTCGTTATTACAGAAATGGCAATAAAACTAAAGTTAGAGTGTTTTCAGAAACTTCTCCAGCAGAGGATGCTCATTTAGAAGAGCCTAATCTTGAGGACCTTTATCTATATTATAATCCAGAACAACTTCAAGGTTAA
- a CDS encoding reverse transcriptase domain-containing protein codes for MKLLEYFNDGYTYIVDIDLEKFFDNVPQDKLMTLVHNLINDPGTESLIRKYLNAGVMVKGEYEETTKGTPQGGNLSPLLSNIILNELDKELEARGLNFVRYADDCIIVVGSSAAANRVMASVTKWIEKKLGLKVNATKSKVTKPTKLKYLGYGFWKAKGEWKARPHQDSVKRFQRKLKQLTKRSWSVSMTYRINRLNQVIRGWINYFRLGNMKTVLRKIDERLRTRMRIVIWKQWKTSEKRLWGLRKLGAPMWMAKQSIGFGDHYQAVAKTTGLHHISKEILARRGLLSCLDYYLN; via the coding sequence GTGAAATTGCTCGAGTATTTTAATGACGGATATACCTACATTGTAGACATCGACCTAGAGAAATTCTTCGATAACGTACCACAAGACAAACTCATGACCCTGGTTCATAACCTCATAAATGACCCAGGCACAGAATCCCTAATTAGGAAATATCTTAATGCAGGAGTAATGGTAAAAGGAGAATATGAGGAAACAACCAAGGGAACCCCACAAGGAGGAAACCTATCACCGCTTCTAAGTAACATAATACTAAACGAATTAGACAAAGAACTAGAAGCAAGGGGATTAAACTTTGTAAGGTATGCAGACGACTGTATAATCGTAGTAGGAAGTAGTGCAGCAGCCAATAGAGTAATGGCATCAGTAACAAAGTGGATAGAAAAGAAACTAGGACTAAAAGTAAATGCAACAAAATCCAAAGTTACAAAACCAACAAAACTAAAATATTTAGGATATGGGTTTTGGAAAGCTAAAGGAGAATGGAAAGCAAGACCGCACCAAGATTCAGTTAAAAGATTCCAAAGAAAGTTGAAACAGTTGACAAAGAGAAGTTGGTCAGTATCAATGACATATCGAATCAACAGACTGAACCAAGTAATTAGAGGGTGGATAAACTATTTTAGACTAGGAAATATGAAAACAGTCCTAAGAAAGATAGATGAACGACTTAGAACAAGAATGAGAATAGTCATATGGAAGCAGTGGAAGACAAGTGAAAAACGCCTGTGGGGACTTCGAAAACTAGGAGCCCCAATGTGGATGGCCAAACAATCAATAGGATTTGGAGACCACTATCAAGCAGTTGCAAAAACCACAGGACTACATCACATAAGCAAAGAAATCCTCGCAAGACGAGGACTTCTAAGCTGTTTGGATTATTATTTGAATTAA